The Thermosynechococcus sp. HN-54 DNA segment GCAATCTGCTTTGATGGTTTCGAGGATTCCTGAAGGGGACGCAACCACAGTCCCCCTTGATCATCCACTTCTGCCTGCCAGCCCGCCTCAACCACATTGGTGCCCGTAGCATCTAAGATTAAAGCCACCCCTTCAATGACGTGATGAGCCGGCAGGCGATCGCGCGCATAGACCGGCGCCTTGTGCCATTGGCCTTTGCTGTAAACCGGTACATGGGCAAGGGGCGTGAGTTCTGCGGCGGCATGGGGTATCGTGACCGCTGGAACCGCCTGAACAGCAACGGCTTCAACCGCGATTTGACCGATGCGGAGCGATCGCCCCCCTATAGTAAACCCATAGCGATCGCGATGCGCCTGAGCAAAGAACGCTGCCATCGTTTCCTGATCCGCCCAAGGCACCCACAGCGTCGTATCTGTACCGATATAGCCCAAGCCAACACGCACCTGACTTTGAATTTGCCAGCGATCAATCCCTTGGGCAACCAGTTCAGCCACCGCTTGCTCTTTTAGGTGCTCAATTTGCCCTTGCAGGTCAGCCAGAACCTCGGCGATCAAAGGTTGTTCAATGGTTTGCTCCTTCAGTACCCGCAACTCCGCCTGACCAATGCCGTAGGCCGAGAGCACCCCCGCATAGGGATGGAGATACACCTGGGGCATTCCCAGCACCTCGGCAATTAAACAGGCATGCTGCCCGCCAGCACCGCCAAAACAGCAGAGGGTGTACTCGCGCACATCGTGCCCCTGCTCAAGAGAAATTTTCTTAATCGCCTGTGCCATCGTATTCACGGCAACCGCAATAAAGCCAGCCGCCACGTCGGCAATACTGCGGGCATCCCCTGTGCTCTCGTAGATCTCTTGGCGCAGTTGGCCAAATTTCTGTTCCACAATCTGGCGATCTAAGGGTTGTTGACCATCGGCACCAAAGACAGCGGGGAAGTAGGCCGGCTGAATTTTTCCTAGGAGGAGATTGGCATCGGTCACCGTGAGAGGTCCGCCACGACGATAGGCGGCAGGTCCAGGATTGGCACCGGCAGAGTCTGGCCCCACTTGGTAGCACCCCTGATCAAATCGCAAAATCGAGCCACCGCCGGCAGCGACGGTATGCACGGCTAAGAGGGGCGATCGCAACCGCACACCGGCAATCGTCGTTTCCTGCCACCGCTCATACTCTGGCCAAGGAGCATCGGAATTGTGACGATAGTGGCAGACATCCGTGGAGGTGCCCCCCATGTCTAGACCAATTAGCCGCTCAATCCCTGCGGCTAAAGCAGTGCGCACCACCCCTACCATCCCCCCGGCAGGTCCGGAGAGGAGACTATCCTTACCGCGAAAGCAGGAAGCCGCCACCACACCGCCATTCGACTGCATACAGTACAGGGGGATTTCCCCTAGCTCCGCCTGCACTCCCTGAAGATAGCGATGGAGCACGGGGGACAAATAGGCATCCACAACGGTGGTATCACCGCGGCTCACCAGTTTGATCAGACCACTCACTTCATGGGAAACGGACACTTGGGTAAAGCCCATCTCCCTTGCCAAGGCCGCCACCTGTTGTTCATGGTCAGGGTAACGGTAGCCATGCACGAGGACAATGGCACAGCTACGGATGCCTTGGGTATACACCGCTGCCAATTGCGGCTTCAGCGCCTCTAAATCAAGGGGAACCAGAATTTCTCCTTGGGCACTCACCCGCTCTTTGACTTCAATGATATGGCTGTAGAGGGGTGGCGGTTGCTGAATCGCTAAGGCAAAGAGATCCGGGCGGTTTTGGTAGCCAATGACGAGGGCATCCCCAAAGCCTTGGGTGATGAGGAGAACCGTTGGGTCGCCTTTGCGTTCCAAAAGGGCATTGGTGGCCACCGTTGTCCCCAGTTTGACAATTTCAACGGCTTCGCTGGGAATGGGTGCATCGGGTGCCAATCCCATGAGGGTACGAATTCCTGCTACTGCCGCATCGCGATACTGCTCTGGATTCTCTGAGAGCAGCTTGTGCACCACCATGCGACCATCAGGACGGCGGGCGACGATATCGGTAAACGTGCCACCGCGATCGATCCAAAATTGCCATTTACCTTGGATCTCACTCTGCATTGATAGCCACTTTATCAGTGTTGGCAGTGGTCTAGGGATTACTTAGTGAGAGATGGAGGGGTTGAGATCACCACTGGTCGGCATTCCCTCACTGTGAAAGCCATTGGTTGTTTCCCCTTGCAGCCGTTGATGATGCTGGCGAATCAGTTGAATCGTGCGGCTCACGTCAGCGGGGAAAATCACCACCAAGGAGCCTTGGGGAGCACGATCAAGAGCAAATTGAATCGCAGCCACCTCGTCATGGATGATGTCGTACTGCCGTTGGACACTGTGGTGATGTATCCCCCGTTCAATCCAATAGGCGGCATCGCCGCGAGGCCGGCCGCGGGTATCATCGTCTTCTTTGATAATGATCCAGTCAAAGATTTTCGCCGAGAGTTCTCCTAGTTGCTCCAAGTCTTGATCGCGGCGATCGCCCGGCCCACCGACGACACCAATGCGCTGCCCCGGCCATTTTTGGACAAATTCACCAATGGCCTCATATCCTGCCGGATTGTGGGCATAGTCCACCAAGACACTAAATTGCCCCAAATCAAAGAGGTTCATCCGACCGGGGGTTTGTTCTACGGAGGTGCGGAATGTCCTTAAGGCAGCGCGAATATGCTCAATACTGATGCCGTGGGCAAAGGCGGCTAGACTGGCAGCGAGGGCATTGGCAATCATAAAGCTAGCGCGACCGCCAAGGGTAATGGGCACATTTTCTGCCTGTTCAATCCGTAGGGTCCAGTCCCCTTTCAAAATGGAGAGATAGCCATTTTCATAAACAGCGGCGAGTCCCCCCTGCTGAATGTGCTGTCGAATGAGTGGATTGTGGGGGTTCATCGAGAAATAGGCCACTTGGGCTTTGACTTGGCGTGCCATTCCCGCCACTAGGGGGTCATCGGCATTCAACACCGCATAGCCATTCGGCCAAGCGGATTCCACCACCACGGCCTTCAAATCGGCTAATTGTTCAACAGTGTCAATATCGCCAAGGCCAAGGTGGTCAGCCTGCACATTGAGCACCACCCCGACATCACAGTGGTCAAAGCCCAAGCCGGAGCGGAGAATACCACCGCGTGCTGTTTCTAGGACAGCAATTTCAACCGTGGGGTCTTGCAGGATCAGTTGGGCACTTTGGGGGCCGGTGGTGTCTCCTTTTTCCACCAAATAGTCACCAATGTAGATGCCGTCTGTGGTGGTGTAGCCAACAGTTTGCCCCGTTTGTTTGCAGATATGGGCAATGAGGCGGGTGGTCGTTGTTTTACCATTGGTACCCGTAATCGCAAAGATGGGGATGCGGCAGGGGGTTCCCGGTGGAAAGAGCATATTCAACACCGGTTCAGCGACATTGCGGGCAATTCCTTGGCTGGGGTTCGTGTGCATGCGAAAGCCGGGAGCAGCATTGACCTCGACAATCACACCGCCAACTTTAGGCAGGGGCTGACTAATATCGGGGCTGACAACGTCAATCCCCGCAATATCGAGACCAATGATCCGAGCCGCTCGCTGGCAAATCCAAACATTTTCGGGGTGAATTTCATCGGTGCGATCGACGGCAATGCCACCGGTACTCAGGTTCGCCGTGGCGCGCAGATAGCAAATTTCCCCCGGCTGCAAGACCGTATTCAGGGTATAGCCCTGTTTTTCCAAGAGTGTCCAAGTGTCGTGATTGACCTCAATGCGGGTGAGGATATTATCGTGACCATCTCCCCGCTGCGGGTCTTGGTTGGTTTTCTCAATGAGTTCTTCGATGGTGGAGCGGCCATCGCCAATGACATGGGCTGGTACCCGTTCAGCCACAGCAACTACTTTGCCATTGACCACTAGGACCCGAAAGTCGCGACCCGCATGATAGCGTTCGACAATCACTGATTTGGAGACGCTGCTGGCAATTTCAAAGGCTTCTTCGGCTTCTTCTAGGCTGTTGATGTCAATCGTAATCCCCCGACCGTGGTTGCCGTTGAGGGGTTTAATGACAATCGGGTAGCCACCGATGTCTTCAATGGCTTCGGGGAGGTCTTCAATGTAGCGGACGACGGTTCCCTTGGGCACAGGAATTCCGGCATCCTGAAGCAGTCGCTTTGCGCCTTCTTTGTCCCCTGCCAGTTCAACGGCCAAGATGCCACTGCGATCGCTTAAGGTGGCTTGCATGCGATGACTGCGGGCACCATAACCCAATTGAATAATCGAGCGACTGCTCAACTCAAACCAAGGAATATTACGGGCTTCCGCCTCGCGGACAATCGCTTCCGTACTCGGGCCTAGGGAGGCTTTGGCTTTCAACTCGCGGAGATCGGCGAGATCCTGATCCAGTTCGCGCTGGGGATAGGTGCCCGTATCAATAATGCTCTGGCACAGTCGTACCGCTGCGCGGCCGGCATAGCGACCCGCTTCTTCCACTTGGTATTCATAGACTACTTGATACACCCCCGGCGTTGAGGTCTCGCGGGTGCGGCCAAAACCAACGGGCATGCCTGCTAGTTCTTGCAGTTCAAGGGCGACATGCTCAACCACATGACCAAGGTAGGTGCCTTCGCGAAGGCGGGTGAGAAAGCCCCCTTCATAGTCAAGGGAACAGAAATGATTGTAGAGACTGGGTAAAACCCGCACCAAGCCATCCACAAAGCCGGGAATCTGATTGGAGGGGGTGTTGGCCACCTCTTCTAGATCTAAACGCATGACAATCAGCTTATGACGCCGAATGCTCCAGTAATTGGGACCCCGCAGCGTTTGTAATTTGAGAATCTTCATAGAAGAGTGGCTTTTTTAAGGACAGCTTACCATTTTTAGTTT contains these protein-coding regions:
- the cphA gene encoding cyanophycin synthetase produces the protein MKILKLQTLRGPNYWSIRRHKLIVMRLDLEEVANTPSNQIPGFVDGLVRVLPSLYNHFCSLDYEGGFLTRLREGTYLGHVVEHVALELQELAGMPVGFGRTRETSTPGVYQVVYEYQVEEAGRYAGRAAVRLCQSIIDTGTYPQRELDQDLADLRELKAKASLGPSTEAIVREAEARNIPWFELSSRSIIQLGYGARSHRMQATLSDRSGILAVELAGDKEGAKRLLQDAGIPVPKGTVVRYIEDLPEAIEDIGGYPIVIKPLNGNHGRGITIDINSLEEAEEAFEIASSVSKSVIVERYHAGRDFRVLVVNGKVVAVAERVPAHVIGDGRSTIEELIEKTNQDPQRGDGHDNILTRIEVNHDTWTLLEKQGYTLNTVLQPGEICYLRATANLSTGGIAVDRTDEIHPENVWICQRAARIIGLDIAGIDVVSPDISQPLPKVGGVIVEVNAAPGFRMHTNPSQGIARNVAEPVLNMLFPPGTPCRIPIFAITGTNGKTTTTRLIAHICKQTGQTVGYTTTDGIYIGDYLVEKGDTTGPQSAQLILQDPTVEIAVLETARGGILRSGLGFDHCDVGVVLNVQADHLGLGDIDTVEQLADLKAVVVESAWPNGYAVLNADDPLVAGMARQVKAQVAYFSMNPHNPLIRQHIQQGGLAAVYENGYLSILKGDWTLRIEQAENVPITLGGRASFMIANALAASLAAFAHGISIEHIRAALRTFRTSVEQTPGRMNLFDLGQFSVLVDYAHNPAGYEAIGEFVQKWPGQRIGVVGGPGDRRDQDLEQLGELSAKIFDWIIIKEDDDTRGRPRGDAAYWIERGIHHHSVQRQYDIIHDEVAAIQFALDRAPQGSLVVIFPADVSRTIQLIRQHHQRLQGETTNGFHSEGMPTSGDLNPSISH
- a CDS encoding hydantoinase B/oxoprolinase family protein, which gives rise to MQSEIQGKWQFWIDRGGTFTDIVARRPDGRMVVHKLLSENPEQYRDAAVAGIRTLMGLAPDAPIPSEAVEIVKLGTTVATNALLERKGDPTVLLITQGFGDALVIGYQNRPDLFALAIQQPPPLYSHIIEVKERVSAQGEILVPLDLEALKPQLAAVYTQGIRSCAIVLVHGYRYPDHEQQVAALAREMGFTQVSVSHEVSGLIKLVSRGDTTVVDAYLSPVLHRYLQGVQAELGEIPLYCMQSNGGVVAASCFRGKDSLLSGPAGGMVGVVRTALAAGIERLIGLDMGGTSTDVCHYRHNSDAPWPEYERWQETTIAGVRLRSPLLAVHTVAAGGGSILRFDQGCYQVGPDSAGANPGPAAYRRGGPLTVTDANLLLGKIQPAYFPAVFGADGQQPLDRQIVEQKFGQLRQEIYESTGDARSIADVAAGFIAVAVNTMAQAIKKISLEQGHDVREYTLCCFGGAGGQHACLIAEVLGMPQVYLHPYAGVLSAYGIGQAELRVLKEQTIEQPLIAEVLADLQGQIEHLKEQAVAELVAQGIDRWQIQSQVRVGLGYIGTDTTLWVPWADQETMAAFFAQAHRDRYGFTIGGRSLRIGQIAVEAVAVQAVPAVTIPHAAAELTPLAHVPVYSKGQWHKAPVYARDRLPAHHVIEGVALILDATGTNVVEAGWQAEVDDQGGLWLRPLQESSKPSKQIAATVADPVQLAIFQQLFRAIAEQMGVRLQQTSASVNIKERLDFSCALFDAAGNLVANAPHIPVHLGSMSESVKALLAEKGRTLRAGQVFATNNPYRGGTHLPDITVITPVFLKGEAQPAFFVASRGHHADIGGISPGSMPANSTDVRQEGILFDNVLLVDGGEFQEAAIDQLLTQAPWPARYPEQNLADLQAQIAANQRGVQELITLCDRYGREVVAAYMEFSQANAAECVRQCLRSLQGGHFWVAMDNGSQIQVQITIDSNDGTACLDFEGTSQQTNDNFNAPLAITKAAVLYVFRTLVQEDIPLNAGCLRPIELRVPEGSLLNPQFPAAVVAGNVETSQTLTNALYGALGIMAAAQGTMNNLSFGSDRYQYYETICGGAGAGATFAGASTVQTHMTNSRLTDVEVLENRYPVIVWEFCRRRGSGGKGQQAGGDGAIRVLEFREPMTVSLLSQSRKIPPFGLAGGECGAVGENQWLKLGQIPHPLAGTATINVQAGDRLRICTPGGGGFGVP